The Amycolatopsis sp. DG1A-15b genome window below encodes:
- a CDS encoding MFS transporter, translating to MTTRLSRNRNYRLLWGSQALSEAGFSASMIALPLLVLAVTGSPALSGLVLGVDAMAQLVAGLPAGALADRWDRKKILLGCEAAYSVAVASLVVAIWWDGVRIPHLIAVAAVMGCCRSLFGPAEGAMLAGVVPPAQLPTAVAMNSARGALGQLSGTAVGGFLYGIGRAVPFAFDVLVHLISLVALTFVRAPRREAARLEGGHLGREMAEGLRWVWSERHVRVTVACAVSLNFFFSAYYIVIIVLAKERGVTSGEIGVMAAMLGVGGVVGSLIAPYLQRRLSPYVSIMSVFWVLTLLTPLAAVIHDGYLLGALFVAMALLPPTANTTIGTYQLLLTPDRLRGRLTSVMGVIGGVSAATGPAFGGLVVQAFPGTGAVVLCAAGIALVTLVVTVSPTLRRFPRSDTLVPASQPTTTEEKTS from the coding sequence GTGACCACGCGCCTTTCGCGGAACCGGAACTACCGGCTGCTGTGGGGCAGCCAGGCGCTGTCGGAGGCCGGGTTCAGCGCGTCGATGATCGCGTTGCCGCTGCTGGTGCTGGCGGTGACCGGTTCGCCGGCGCTGTCCGGGCTGGTGCTCGGCGTCGACGCGATGGCCCAGCTGGTCGCCGGGCTGCCCGCGGGCGCGCTGGCGGACCGGTGGGACCGCAAGAAGATCCTGCTCGGCTGCGAGGCCGCGTACTCGGTGGCGGTGGCGAGCCTGGTGGTGGCGATCTGGTGGGACGGCGTGCGCATCCCCCACCTGATCGCGGTCGCGGCGGTGATGGGCTGCTGCCGGTCGCTGTTCGGCCCGGCCGAAGGCGCGATGCTGGCCGGGGTCGTGCCCCCGGCCCAGCTGCCCACGGCGGTGGCGATGAACTCCGCGCGCGGCGCGCTCGGCCAGCTGTCGGGCACCGCGGTCGGCGGGTTCCTCTACGGCATCGGGCGGGCCGTCCCGTTCGCCTTCGACGTGCTGGTCCACCTGATCTCGCTGGTCGCGCTGACGTTCGTCCGGGCGCCGCGCCGCGAGGCCGCCCGGCTGGAGGGCGGGCACCTCGGCCGGGAGATGGCCGAGGGGCTGCGCTGGGTGTGGAGCGAACGGCACGTGCGCGTCACGGTGGCGTGCGCGGTGAGCTTGAACTTCTTCTTCAGCGCCTACTACATCGTGATCATCGTGCTGGCCAAGGAGCGGGGCGTCACCTCGGGCGAGATCGGCGTGATGGCCGCGATGCTCGGCGTCGGCGGAGTGGTGGGGTCGCTGATCGCGCCCTACCTCCAGCGGCGGCTCAGCCCGTACGTGTCGATCATGAGCGTGTTCTGGGTGCTGACCCTGCTGACCCCGCTGGCGGCCGTGATCCACGACGGCTACCTGCTGGGCGCGCTGTTCGTCGCCATGGCCCTGCTCCCGCCGACCGCCAACACGACGATCGGGACCTACCAGCTGCTGCTCACCCCGGACCGGCTGCGCGGGCGGCTGACCAGCGTGATGGGCGTGATCGGCGGGGTGTCCGCGGCGACCGGGCCCGCCTTCGGCGGCCTGGTGGTGCAGGCGTTCCCCGGCACCGGCGCGGTCGTGCTGTGCGCCGCGGGAATCGCACTGGTGACCCTGGTCGTCACGGTGAGCCCGACCCTGCGCCGCTTCCCCCGCAGCGACACCCTCGTCCCCGCATCCCAACCGACGACGACCGAGGAGAAAACATCATGA
- a CDS encoding cytochrome P450, with product MTTQESGVAFAFEDLLARSAELRERGPVHHDEERGLWRVLDHPGVSRVLSDPAVFSSDFSGLTPVQEDFETFRKGNFVGMDPPDHRKLRTLVSQAFTPRVVAGLEPRIRAIAGKLLDEVAGASRFDVVDALAYPLPIIVIAELLGVPVADRSLFTRWAQVLFSGDQLGESADMADIQRALDAIAPTIREMNAYILDHIRHHRAHPGPGLTSRLVAAEFNGERLEDQEIVGFVALLLIAGHITTTALLGNAVVTFDRNPAAAAALRSSPAGLPAALEEVLRMLPPFPELGRRTTREIELGGHRIPENSIVMADLAAANRDPAFFDRPDSFDPARNPNPHLTFGHGIHFCFGAPLARLEGRIAFEVLFERYRDLAVATDAPVEFQNPSVIVSVRHLPLDVERA from the coding sequence ATGACCACCCAGGAATCCGGCGTCGCGTTCGCCTTCGAAGACCTGCTGGCGCGCTCGGCCGAGCTGCGCGAGCGCGGCCCGGTGCACCACGACGAAGAGCGGGGCCTGTGGCGGGTGCTCGACCACCCGGGCGTCTCACGGGTGCTGTCCGACCCGGCGGTGTTCTCGTCGGACTTCAGCGGGCTCACCCCGGTCCAGGAGGACTTCGAAACCTTCCGCAAGGGCAACTTCGTCGGGATGGACCCGCCGGATCACCGCAAGCTGCGCACCCTGGTCAGCCAGGCGTTCACCCCGCGGGTGGTGGCCGGCCTCGAGCCGCGGATCCGGGCCATCGCCGGCAAGCTGCTCGACGAGGTCGCCGGGGCGTCCCGCTTCGACGTCGTCGACGCCCTCGCGTACCCGCTGCCGATCATCGTGATCGCGGAGCTGCTCGGCGTCCCGGTGGCCGACCGCTCGCTGTTCACCCGCTGGGCCCAGGTCCTCTTCAGCGGCGACCAGCTGGGCGAGTCGGCCGACATGGCGGACATCCAGCGCGCCCTGGACGCGATCGCCCCGACGATCCGCGAGATGAACGCCTACATCCTCGACCACATCCGGCACCACCGCGCCCACCCCGGCCCGGGCCTGACGAGCCGGCTGGTGGCGGCGGAGTTCAACGGCGAGCGCCTCGAGGACCAGGAGATCGTGGGGTTCGTCGCGCTGCTGCTGATCGCGGGCCACATCACGACGACGGCGTTGCTGGGCAACGCGGTGGTGACGTTCGACCGCAACCCGGCCGCGGCGGCGGCGCTGCGGTCGTCACCGGCCGGCCTGCCGGCGGCGCTGGAGGAGGTGCTCCGGATGCTGCCGCCGTTCCCCGAGCTGGGCCGCCGCACGACCCGCGAGATCGAGCTGGGCGGCCACCGCATCCCGGAGAACTCGATCGTGATGGCGGACCTGGCGGCGGCCAACCGGGACCCGGCGTTCTTCGACCGGCCGGACTCGTTCGACCCGGCGCGGAACCCCAACCCGCACCTGACGTTCGGCCACGGCATCCACTTCTGCTTCGGCGCGCCGCTGGCGCGGCTGGAGGGCCGGATCGCGTTCGAGGTGCTGTTCGAGCGGTACCGGGACCTGGCGGTCGCCACGGACGCGCCGGTGGAGTTCCAGAACCCGTCGGTGATCGTCAGCGTCAGGCATCTGCCGCTGGACGTGGAGCGGGCCTGA
- a CDS encoding MFS transporter, with protein MSGLTRYLTAAVLARGADSGASVGLLLLVADRHQSAATGGLLIAALTAPHLVGPWLAVHLDRARDRRRLLALAYLVYGVALTAGALATGRLPTAAALAAVAVAGACGPLLTGGLSSVLDDLGPGRRGRGWDALTYGVGGTAGPAAAATLTAVAGPLEAVLALAGTAVAAGALVVTLPLAGRARPAEAASLRAGLAVLVRRGPLRRVTLLTVLAAVELGALPVVAVRFGAELRGTAAAGATLTVVYGAGSLLGSALVTAWPLRGEPEVLTARLFAAMAVATAMSAFAPAYAVAIAGFAVLGLLNAMAFTATLSARGAYAPASAQAQVFVTSAGLKVTSAAAGAALAGAASGLGGQALLLAAATTTGLAVVAAWADGKLAPAFAPTH; from the coding sequence ATGTCCGGGTTGACGCGGTACCTGACGGCCGCGGTGCTGGCCCGCGGCGCCGACAGCGGCGCCTCGGTCGGGCTCCTCCTGCTGGTCGCCGACCGGCACCAGTCCGCGGCCACCGGCGGGTTGCTGATCGCCGCGCTGACCGCACCGCACCTGGTGGGCCCGTGGCTGGCCGTCCACCTCGACCGCGCCCGCGACCGGCGCCGGCTGCTGGCGCTCGCGTACCTGGTGTACGGGGTCGCACTGACCGCGGGTGCGCTCGCGACCGGCCGGCTGCCCACGGCCGCGGCCCTCGCCGCGGTGGCGGTCGCCGGCGCCTGCGGACCCCTGCTGACCGGCGGCTTGAGCAGCGTGCTGGACGACCTCGGCCCCGGCCGCCGCGGCCGCGGCTGGGACGCGCTGACCTACGGCGTCGGCGGCACGGCCGGCCCGGCGGCGGCCGCGACGCTCACCGCGGTGGCCGGCCCGCTCGAGGCGGTGCTCGCGCTGGCCGGCACGGCGGTGGCCGCCGGTGCGCTGGTCGTGACGCTGCCGCTGGCGGGCCGCGCGCGCCCGGCGGAGGCCGCGAGCCTGCGCGCCGGGCTGGCGGTGCTGGTGCGGCGGGGGCCGCTGCGCCGGGTGACGCTCCTGACGGTGCTGGCGGCGGTCGAACTGGGGGCGCTCCCGGTCGTGGCGGTGCGCTTCGGCGCGGAACTGCGCGGCACGGCCGCGGCGGGGGCGACGCTGACCGTCGTGTACGGCGCGGGCAGTCTCCTGGGCTCGGCCCTGGTGACGGCGTGGCCGTTGCGCGGCGAGCCGGAAGTGCTGACGGCCCGGCTGTTCGCGGCCATGGCGGTGGCCACGGCGATGTCGGCGTTCGCTCCGGCCTACGCGGTGGCGATCGCCGGGTTCGCGGTGCTGGGCCTGCTGAACGCGATGGCGTTCACGGCCACCCTGTCCGCCCGCGGCGCGTACGCCCCGGCGAGCGCGCAGGCCCAGGTGTTCGTGACGAGCGCGGGCTTGAAGGTCACCTCGGCGGCGGCCGGAGCGGCCCTCGCGGGCGCGGCGAGCGGCCTGGGCGGCCAGGCGCTCCTGCTCGCCGCGGCCACGACCACCGGGCTGGCGGTGGTCGCGGCCTGGGCGGACGGAAAGCTCGCGCCCGCGTTCGCCCCAACGCATTGA
- a CDS encoding ABATE domain-containing protein produces the protein MFTFLSGRPCLDLTTTLQVRHHEHPRELLTAPADVTRWLAEAGYGAGIAVDDAGLRRTVALRETVHRLCRRAGRDGDRAELNAFAAPPPLVPHWTGTAVEYRGDLGQALSTLARDAVDLLAGPHAARIRECAHPDCSRLFLDASHAGRRRWCDMTACGTKVKSAGYRRRRRVVEVPDAP, from the coding sequence GTGTTCACCTTCCTCAGCGGCCGCCCCTGCCTGGACCTGACGACCACGCTGCAGGTCCGCCACCACGAGCACCCGCGTGAGCTGCTGACCGCGCCCGCCGACGTCACGCGCTGGCTGGCGGAAGCGGGGTACGGCGCCGGCATCGCCGTCGACGACGCCGGGCTCCGCCGGACCGTCGCGCTCCGGGAAACCGTCCACCGGCTGTGCCGCCGGGCGGGGCGCGACGGCGATCGAGCGGAGCTGAACGCGTTCGCCGCGCCGCCGCCGCTGGTGCCGCACTGGACGGGGACCGCGGTCGAGTACCGCGGCGACCTCGGCCAGGCGCTTTCGACGCTCGCCCGCGACGCCGTCGACCTGCTCGCCGGCCCGCACGCCGCCCGGATCCGCGAGTGCGCGCACCCGGACTGCAGCCGCCTGTTCCTGGACGCGTCGCACGCCGGCCGTCGCCGCTGGTGCGACATGACCGCGTGCGGCACCAAGGTCAAGTCCGCGGGGTACCGGCGGCGCCGTCGGGTGGTCGAGGTTCCGGATGCGCCTTGA
- a CDS encoding sugar phosphate isomerase/epimerase family protein: MGRQFAVSTLGMPGIPVREAARTARAHGCTGLELRVHPDEEVHLGLSGAATDAVRSLLDGEGLAISCLAGYAKVAAPGDDRPVVDELRALIALAHRVGAPAIRVFPGGDGDARPRIAAVLGELRDAGVRLLVETHDSHPTGAAALSLVAGFGEPDLAAVLWDAVHPWRAGEEPAVTKEVLGPYLGYFQVKDVASRETPTPVPPGEGAVPLVECGELLRSWSGWVSLEWEKAWYPDLAPVDGPLRAAAAWYARYLTPPG; encoded by the coding sequence ATGGGGCGGCAGTTCGCGGTGAGCACGCTGGGCATGCCCGGCATCCCGGTCCGCGAAGCCGCCCGCACCGCGCGTGCCCACGGCTGTACCGGCCTCGAACTGCGCGTGCACCCCGATGAAGAAGTCCACCTGGGACTCTCCGGCGCCGCCACCGATGCCGTCCGGTCGCTCCTGGACGGCGAGGGCCTGGCCATCTCTTGCCTCGCCGGGTACGCGAAAGTCGCCGCCCCTGGCGACGACCGGCCCGTTGTCGATGAACTCCGGGCCCTGATCGCCCTCGCGCACCGCGTCGGTGCACCCGCGATCCGCGTCTTCCCCGGTGGCGATGGGGACGCCCGGCCCCGGATCGCCGCCGTCCTCGGCGAGCTGCGGGATGCCGGGGTGCGGTTGCTCGTCGAGACGCACGATTCGCACCCCACCGGGGCCGCCGCCCTGAGCCTCGTCGCGGGCTTCGGGGAACCGGACCTGGCCGCCGTGCTGTGGGACGCCGTCCACCCCTGGCGCGCCGGTGAGGAGCCGGCCGTCACCAAGGAGGTGCTCGGCCCCTACCTCGGCTACTTCCAGGTCAAGGACGTGGCGAGCCGGGAAACGCCGACGCCCGTCCCGCCGGGGGAGGGCGCCGTCCCGCTGGTCGAGTGCGGTGAGCTGCTGCGTTCGTGGTCCGGCTGGGTGTCACTCGAATGGGAAAAAGCCTGGTACCCCGACCTGGCACCGGTCGACGGCCCGCTGCGGGCCGCCGCGGCCTGGTACGCCCGGTACCTCACCCCACCCGGATGA
- a CDS encoding NADP-dependent oxidoreductase: protein MQAVTVAGRSAEPALTELPYPHAAENDVVVRVHAAGFTPGELTWPATWTDRAGRDRTPSVPGHELSGVVAELGYGTTGLTVGQRVFGMADWARNGSLAEYTAVEARNLAPLPADVDHVTAAALPISGLTAWQALFDHGRLTAGRTVLVHGAAGSVGSLAVQLAREAGARVLGTGRPADRDTVLGLGAEAFFDPLSPDIGPVDLVLDVLGGEVLDRSAELVRDGGTLVTIAEPPRVRPGIFFVVEPDRARLADLAQRVRDGRLRPRIDTVRPLAEAPAAFGARGRTVIRVG, encoded by the coding sequence GTGCAAGCCGTCACCGTCGCCGGCCGGAGCGCCGAACCGGCCCTGACCGAACTGCCCTACCCCCACGCCGCCGAGAACGACGTCGTCGTGCGGGTGCACGCGGCCGGGTTCACCCCCGGCGAGCTGACCTGGCCGGCCACCTGGACCGACCGCGCCGGCCGGGACCGGACGCCGAGCGTCCCGGGCCACGAGCTGTCGGGCGTCGTCGCGGAACTCGGCTACGGGACCACCGGCCTGACCGTCGGCCAGCGGGTCTTCGGCATGGCCGACTGGGCCCGGAACGGCTCGCTGGCCGAGTACACGGCGGTGGAAGCGCGCAACCTCGCCCCGCTGCCGGCCGACGTCGACCACGTCACGGCCGCGGCCCTGCCGATTTCCGGGCTGACGGCGTGGCAGGCGCTGTTCGACCACGGCCGCCTCACCGCGGGCCGGACCGTCCTCGTCCACGGCGCGGCCGGCAGCGTCGGATCGCTCGCGGTGCAGCTGGCGCGGGAGGCGGGCGCCCGCGTGCTCGGCACCGGACGGCCCGCCGACCGCGACACCGTGCTCGGGCTCGGCGCGGAAGCGTTCTTCGACCCGCTCTCCCCGGACATCGGCCCGGTGGACTTGGTGCTCGACGTGCTCGGCGGCGAGGTCCTCGACCGCTCCGCCGAGCTGGTGCGCGACGGCGGCACGCTCGTCACGATCGCCGAGCCGCCCCGCGTCCGGCCCGGGATCTTCTTCGTCGTGGAGCCGGACCGGGCCCGGCTCGCGGACCTGGCCCAGCGGGTCCGGGACGGGCGCCTCCGCCCGCGGATCGACACGGTGCGCCCGCTCGCCGAAGCCCCGGCGGCGTTCGGCGCGCGGGGCCGGACGGTCATCCGGGTGGGGTGA
- a CDS encoding HD domain-containing protein, producing MELTLPGGPACGPATEVAAAYSTPSLLNHSMRVYAWAVALGGVHHVDFDPELLFVAAMLHDVGLTPEFDSHTKPFEVAGGHVAWVFAAGAGWPPERRARLAEVIVRHMQAEVDPAEDPEGFLLSRAAAADIAGRDVADLPADLRAEVLERYPRLDLVTEFLRCFGDQAARKPESSAAAAMRNDLATRMARNPLEEN from the coding sequence ATGGAACTCACCCTGCCCGGCGGCCCGGCGTGCGGGCCCGCCACCGAGGTCGCGGCGGCCTACTCGACGCCGTCCCTGCTCAACCATTCGATGCGGGTGTACGCCTGGGCGGTCGCGCTCGGCGGCGTCCACCACGTCGACTTCGATCCCGAGCTGCTGTTCGTCGCGGCCATGCTCCACGACGTCGGGCTCACGCCGGAGTTCGACAGCCACACCAAGCCGTTCGAGGTGGCCGGCGGGCACGTGGCGTGGGTGTTCGCCGCCGGCGCCGGGTGGCCGCCCGAGCGGCGCGCGCGGCTGGCGGAGGTGATCGTCCGGCACATGCAGGCGGAGGTCGACCCGGCCGAGGACCCCGAGGGCTTCCTGCTGTCGAGGGCCGCCGCGGCCGACATCGCCGGGCGGGACGTGGCGGACCTGCCCGCGGACCTGCGCGCGGAGGTGCTCGAGCGCTACCCGCGGCTGGATCTGGTGACGGAGTTCCTCCGCTGCTTCGGCGACCAGGCGGCCCGCAAGCCGGAGAGCTCCGCCGCGGCCGCGATGCGCAACGACCTCGCCACCCGCATGGCCCGCAACCCGCTCGAGGAGAACTGA
- a CDS encoding lytic polysaccharide monooxygenase yields MVPRRKTLLSLLVTAVTAVLLGGVLTGVADAHGSATDPPSRNYGCWNRWGSDFQNPTMATKDPMCWQAWQADPNAMWNWNGLYREGVKGNHQGAIPDGTLCSGGRTQAPRYNALDTVGAWQMANKDNRFTLTITDQAHHGADYLLVYITKQGFDPATQPLGWGNLELVAQTGRYAPAGQYQVAVNAGTRTGRHIVYTIWQASHLDQSYYFCSDVNFSGR; encoded by the coding sequence GTGGTTCCCCGACGCAAGACCTTGCTTTCCCTGCTGGTGACGGCCGTGACCGCCGTACTGCTGGGCGGCGTGCTCACCGGCGTCGCCGACGCGCACGGCTCGGCCACCGACCCACCGTCGCGCAACTACGGCTGCTGGAACCGCTGGGGCAGCGACTTCCAGAACCCCACCATGGCGACGAAGGACCCGATGTGCTGGCAGGCCTGGCAAGCCGACCCGAACGCGATGTGGAACTGGAACGGGCTCTACCGCGAAGGAGTCAAGGGCAACCACCAGGGCGCCATCCCCGACGGAACGCTGTGCAGCGGCGGCCGCACGCAGGCGCCCCGGTACAACGCCCTCGACACGGTCGGCGCGTGGCAGATGGCGAACAAGGACAACCGGTTCACCCTCACCATCACCGACCAGGCCCACCACGGCGCCGACTACCTGCTGGTGTACATCACCAAGCAGGGCTTCGACCCCGCCACCCAGCCGCTGGGCTGGGGCAACCTGGAACTGGTCGCCCAGACGGGCCGCTACGCGCCCGCCGGGCAGTACCAGGTCGCGGTGAACGCGGGCACCCGGACGGGGCGGCACATCGTTTACACCATCTGGCAGGCGAGCCACCTCGACCAGTCGTACTACTTCTGCAGTGACGTGAACTTCTCCGGACGCTGA
- a CDS encoding GMC family oxidoreductase N-terminal domain-containing protein, translating to MRDIVVVGAGGGGPVVAKELAARGLDVLVLEAGARHLRPEQEWTRLEDDTNDPITGRFRVGPSRREEAPWLRDFPQNSFVWQVAGVGGTTLHYFGNNPRPAPGVFAGYEGADRTEYDTAHVFPFTYAELRPYYEWCEETLPVRTAPMGTKEAVFFRGAERMGLVHQTWKDLRGPSYRAQENAILQPHGTAGRTDDPARLLYPEAQGCTFCGHCFQGCLEPRRAPRNLKAKRSTDNSYVPMMLTADAWSPGGRAAELIADAYVVRVLTEQSGSRTVARGVVYRTPDGALHTVEARVVVLAGGCVENPRLWLNSGLPNPNDWVGRGLTEHHLDWVVGVFDAYTGESKGAGSNCRMDFPGYGGVENVCLPPALQAFAFAYSDAGMSGYYDNGAGVGPQGADTLGRLVGNDLKAALGDVNKLLTALVVTDDDVQPENRVTRSPVIPPDPHGPVPRVEVRHRARTARTRRNREYLAARSAELMRLAGARRVHRLDWAPLLLHVQSSMRMGFDAADSVLDGTAEARWVDRLYIADNSALPNAVGGANPTLTTQALATRTAENIFRTYFDGDPWVGTEAPTSSVDDRVTQAVLARGL from the coding sequence ATGCGCGACATCGTGGTCGTCGGGGCCGGCGGCGGCGGGCCGGTCGTGGCCAAGGAACTCGCCGCGCGCGGGCTGGACGTGCTCGTGCTCGAAGCCGGGGCCCGGCACCTGCGCCCCGAACAGGAGTGGACGCGGCTGGAGGACGACACGAACGACCCGATCACCGGGCGGTTCCGGGTCGGGCCGTCGCGGCGCGAGGAAGCGCCGTGGCTGCGGGACTTCCCGCAGAACTCGTTCGTCTGGCAGGTCGCCGGTGTCGGCGGGACGACGTTGCACTACTTCGGCAACAACCCGCGCCCGGCTCCCGGCGTGTTCGCCGGCTACGAAGGCGCCGACCGGACCGAATACGACACCGCGCACGTGTTCCCCTTCACCTACGCCGAACTCCGGCCGTACTACGAGTGGTGCGAGGAGACGCTGCCGGTGCGCACCGCGCCGATGGGCACCAAGGAAGCCGTCTTCTTCCGCGGCGCCGAGCGCATGGGCCTGGTCCACCAGACGTGGAAGGACCTCCGGGGCCCGTCCTACCGGGCGCAGGAGAACGCGATCCTGCAGCCGCACGGCACGGCGGGCCGCACGGACGATCCCGCACGGCTGCTGTACCCCGAAGCGCAGGGCTGCACCTTCTGCGGGCACTGCTTCCAGGGCTGCCTCGAACCGCGGCGCGCGCCGCGCAACCTCAAGGCCAAGCGCTCGACGGACAACTCCTACGTGCCGATGATGCTCACCGCCGACGCGTGGTCGCCGGGCGGCCGGGCCGCGGAGCTGATCGCCGACGCTTACGTCGTGCGGGTGCTGACCGAGCAGTCCGGCTCGCGGACGGTGGCCCGCGGGGTCGTCTACCGCACGCCCGACGGCGCGCTGCACACCGTCGAGGCCCGCGTGGTCGTGCTCGCCGGCGGCTGCGTGGAAAACCCGCGGCTCTGGCTCAACAGCGGCCTGCCCAACCCGAACGACTGGGTGGGACGCGGGCTGACCGAGCACCACCTCGACTGGGTAGTGGGCGTTTTCGACGCCTACACCGGCGAATCCAAGGGCGCCGGCTCCAACTGCCGGATGGACTTCCCCGGCTACGGCGGCGTGGAGAACGTCTGCCTGCCACCGGCGTTGCAGGCCTTCGCCTTCGCCTACAGCGACGCGGGGATGTCCGGCTACTACGACAACGGCGCGGGCGTCGGCCCCCAAGGCGCCGACACGCTCGGACGGCTGGTGGGCAACGACCTCAAGGCGGCGCTGGGCGACGTCAACAAGCTGCTCACGGCGCTGGTGGTCACCGACGACGACGTCCAGCCCGAGAACCGGGTGACGCGGTCGCCGGTGATCCCGCCGGACCCGCACGGCCCGGTGCCGCGGGTGGAGGTCCGCCACCGCGCCCGCACCGCGCGGACCCGCCGCAACCGGGAGTACCTCGCGGCGCGCTCGGCCGAGCTGATGCGCCTCGCGGGCGCCCGGCGGGTGCACCGGCTCGACTGGGCGCCGCTGCTGCTCCACGTGCAGTCCAGCATGCGGATGGGCTTCGACGCGGCCGACTCGGTGCTGGACGGCACGGCCGAGGCCCGCTGGGTGGACCGGCTGTACATCGCCGACAACTCGGCCCTGCCCAACGCGGTCGGCGGCGCCAACCCGACGTTGACGACCCAGGCACTGGCGACCCGCACGGCGGAGAACATCTTCCGCACCTACTTCGACGGCGACCCGTGGGTGGGGACCGAGGCGCCGACGTCGTCCGTCGACGACCGTGTCACGCAAGCGGTACTGGCGCGCGGCCTTTAG
- a CDS encoding MBL fold metallo-hydrolase: MPAYDPPGGDSLMFVGTATTVLRLGPFTLLTDPNFLHRGQWSYFGQGLFSRRRTEPALQPADLPPLTAVILSHLHGDHFDRIAARELPRDTPILTTEHAATRLLRRGFHAPLPLPTWTTETFSDGDARLAVTSVPARHAPGPLRRLLPPVMGSVLEYRATPEADPLRIYVSGDTVLHDELRTIRDHFPGLDLAVVHLGGTRAFGVLVTLDHRGGVDLLNLLEPRRTVPVHFDDYGLFHSPVSNFLEEVRRRRPPARVHLLQRGEFLSL; this comes from the coding sequence ATGCCCGCGTACGATCCGCCCGGCGGCGATTCCCTGATGTTCGTCGGGACCGCGACCACGGTGCTGCGGCTGGGCCCGTTCACCTTGCTCACCGACCCCAACTTCCTGCACCGCGGCCAGTGGTCCTACTTCGGGCAGGGCCTGTTTTCCCGGCGCCGCACCGAACCCGCGCTGCAACCGGCGGACCTGCCGCCGCTGACCGCGGTGATCCTGTCCCACCTGCACGGCGACCACTTCGACCGGATCGCCGCACGCGAACTCCCCCGCGACACCCCGATCCTCACCACCGAGCACGCCGCCACCCGGCTCCTGCGGCGGGGTTTCCACGCCCCGCTCCCGCTGCCGACGTGGACGACGGAGACCTTCTCGGACGGCGACGCGCGGCTGGCGGTGACGTCCGTCCCGGCGCGGCACGCCCCGGGCCCGCTCCGGCGGCTGCTCCCGCCGGTCATGGGCAGCGTCCTGGAGTACCGCGCGACGCCGGAGGCCGATCCGCTGCGGATCTACGTCAGCGGCGACACCGTGCTGCACGACGAACTCCGGACCATCCGGGACCACTTCCCCGGCCTCGACCTCGCGGTGGTGCACCTGGGCGGCACGCGGGCGTTCGGCGTGCTGGTCACCCTCGACCACCGCGGCGGGGTGGACCTGCTGAACCTGCTGGAGCCCCGCCGCACGGTCCCGGTGCACTTCGACGACTACGGCCTGTTCCACTCACCGGTGTCGAACTTCCTGGAGGAGGTCCGGCGGCGCCGCCCGCCGGCGCGGGTGCACCTGCTGCAGCGGGGCGAATTCCTTTCCCTGTGA
- a CDS encoding DUF3618 domain-containing protein codes for MTEPERIRREIEGTQRNLSTDVNALTEKVTPGRIVERRIGRMRSAVGHARDRVMGTASEHASTAGDKVGSVASVAGDKVSSAADAVSEAPQSIRRGTQGNPLAAGLIAFGAGWLVSSLLPASEPERRLAGQATDLAKEHVAPVAQHAAEELKENLREPAQQAAESVKSEAADAASTVKDEARSATGDVTDRAQEARENVRSRS; via the coding sequence ATGACCGAACCGGAGCGCATCCGACGGGAAATCGAAGGCACGCAACGCAATCTCAGCACGGACGTGAACGCCCTCACCGAAAAGGTGACCCCGGGCCGGATCGTCGAACGCCGCATCGGCCGGATGCGCTCGGCCGTGGGCCACGCGCGGGACCGCGTCATGGGCACCGCGTCGGAGCACGCGTCGACGGCGGGCGACAAGGTGGGCTCGGTCGCCTCGGTCGCCGGGGACAAGGTGAGCTCCGCCGCCGACGCCGTCAGCGAAGCGCCGCAGTCGATCCGCCGCGGCACGCAGGGCAACCCCCTCGCCGCCGGCCTGATCGCCTTCGGCGCCGGCTGGCTCGTGTCGTCGCTGCTGCCCGCGAGCGAACCGGAGCGCCGGCTCGCCGGCCAGGCGACCGACCTCGCCAAGGAGCACGTGGCGCCGGTGGCCCAGCACGCGGCCGAAGAGCTGAAGGAGAACCTGCGCGAGCCCGCGCAGCAGGCGGCCGAGTCGGTGAAGTCCGAAGCCGCCGACGCGGCGTCCACGGTCAAGGACGAAGCGCGGTCCGCGACCGGAGACGTCACCGATCGCGCCCAGGAGGCCCGGGAAAACGTGCGCTCCCGGAGCTGA
- a CDS encoding phage holin family protein, translated as MTQAPGPAPRTGEPVDVADASVGELMSNVMKDLSTLVRQEVELAKAEVKAEAGKAAKGAGMLGGAGFAGYMVVLFLSIALWQGLANVLDSGWAALIVAVVWVIAGAVLYATGRREVRRINPKPERTVETLQQVPDALKGERP; from the coding sequence ATGACGCAGGCACCCGGGCCCGCACCCCGCACCGGTGAACCCGTCGACGTCGCCGACGCCTCGGTCGGCGAGCTGATGTCCAACGTGATGAAGGACCTCTCCACCCTGGTGCGGCAGGAAGTGGAGCTGGCGAAGGCCGAAGTGAAGGCCGAAGCGGGCAAGGCCGCGAAGGGCGCGGGCATGCTCGGCGGGGCCGGGTTCGCCGGCTACATGGTCGTGCTGTTCCTCTCCATCGCCCTGTGGCAGGGCCTGGCCAACGTGCTGGATTCCGGCTGGGCGGCGCTGATCGTCGCGGTCGTGTGGGTGATCGCCGGCGCCGTGCTCTACGCGACCGGCCGGCGCGAAGTCCGCCGGATCAACCCGAAACCCGAACGCACCGTCGAGACCCTGCAGCAGGTCCCGGACGCACTGAAAGGCGAACGACCATGA